Proteins found in one Planctomycetota bacterium genomic segment:
- a CDS encoding ectonucleotide pyrophosphatase/phosphodiesterase, which yields MIPARRAFLALVLLAAACAAPGPGSAAPRKAEHVILISVDGLAGSYLDDPQALMPTLRRLASEGARARGMLCSFPTVTWPNHTTLVTGVSPRRHGLIGNSYFDRAAGRKIDFLPDPLFDKEEIVKAPTIYDLAHAAGLKTAGVIWPATRNARTLTWGVPDCGTRELWEKYTTPGWLDELRREGIPVDMQEPWCKSNGGPQRDWMYARIAAHLLRRHAPNLTLLHLVETDHVQHARGPRTPDAYWACSFADDRLRDVVESVQAAGLAGKTAIFVVSDHGFFEYRKTILPNVIFRREGLVRLGPDRAVESREAWCLPQGGAAYIYVLDRNRRAELLPRLKALLRNVEGVQAVLEEPEFPGVGLPTLQEDPRMPDLILAARDGYAFGDSAAGDAPIVEGTVRGSHGALPEDPRMHATFVAWGAGIRRGAAVEIIRNVDVAPTVARLLGLRLEGAEGRVLEEILER from the coding sequence ATGATCCCGGCGCGCCGCGCGTTCCTCGCGCTCGTTCTCCTGGCCGCCGCCTGCGCCGCCCCCGGCCCGGGCTCCGCCGCCCCCCGCAAGGCCGAACACGTGATCCTCATCAGCGTGGACGGCCTGGCGGGCTCCTACCTGGACGACCCGCAGGCGCTCATGCCCACGCTGCGCCGCCTGGCGTCCGAGGGCGCCCGCGCCCGGGGGATGCTCTGCTCCTTCCCCACCGTGACCTGGCCCAATCACACGACGCTCGTGACGGGCGTCTCCCCCCGCCGGCACGGACTGATCGGCAACAGCTACTTCGACCGCGCCGCCGGACGCAAGATCGACTTCCTCCCCGACCCCCTCTTCGACAAGGAGGAAATCGTCAAGGCCCCGACGATCTACGACCTGGCCCATGCGGCGGGGCTCAAGACGGCGGGAGTGATCTGGCCGGCCACCCGCAACGCCCGCACGCTCACCTGGGGCGTCCCCGACTGCGGCACGCGCGAGCTCTGGGAAAAATACACCACCCCGGGCTGGCTGGACGAACTCCGCCGCGAAGGCATCCCCGTGGACATGCAGGAGCCCTGGTGCAAGTCCAACGGCGGCCCCCAGCGCGACTGGATGTACGCCCGTATCGCGGCCCACCTCCTGCGGCGCCACGCCCCGAACCTGACGCTCCTTCACCTGGTCGAGACCGACCACGTCCAGCACGCCCGCGGCCCGCGGACGCCGGACGCCTATTGGGCCTGCTCCTTCGCGGACGACCGGCTCCGCGACGTCGTGGAATCGGTCCAGGCGGCGGGCCTGGCCGGGAAGACGGCGATCTTCGTCGTCTCCGACCACGGTTTCTTCGAATACCGCAAGACCATCCTTCCCAACGTGATCTTCCGGCGCGAAGGCCTCGTGCGCCTCGGACCGGACCGGGCGGTCGAGTCGCGCGAGGCGTGGTGCCTCCCGCAGGGCGGCGCAGCCTACATCTACGTCCTCGACCGCAACCGGCGGGCGGAGCTCCTGCCGCGGCTCAAGGCGCTCCTGCGGAACGTGGAGGGCGTGCAGGCGGTTCTGGAGGAGCCCGAGTTCCCCGGCGTGGGACTCCCGACCCTCCAGGAAGACCCGCGGATGCCGGATCTCATCCTGGCGGCGCGTGACGGATACGCGTTCGGCGATTCGGCGGCCGGCGACGCGCCGATCGTCGAGGGAACCGTCCGGGGAAGCCACGGGGCCCTGCCCGAAGATCCCCGCATGCACGCGACCTTCGTGGCCTGGGGCGCCGGCATCCGCCGCGGCGCCGCGGTGGAGATCATCCGCAACGTGGACGTCGCGCCGACCGTGGCGCGCCTGCTCGGCCTGCGCCTGGAAGGGGCGGAGGGACGGGTTCTCGAGGAGATCCTGGAGCGCTGA
- a CDS encoding MFS transporter: protein MVNRNRLLWAGFTAILAAGVGFAIRGGIFDNWGAEFGFTGSQLGNIGGAGFTGFCFGIILGGIVADKIGYGKLVIAAFLFHTVSYFVAAAANPGMSQETAYLTLLWGMFLFSFANGVLEAVANPLVATLYPENRTHYLNILHASWPGGMILGAIVGWVLDDVYKMHWKHQLALYLIPTIVYGLMFLGQKMPKSEASEKGLTLGEMFKDVGLLGGLVVCFLLALFFGTNVFSAFRMSADTASTLGYVVAGVLLVAVGIITRGSMGSFLLFALFVAHGLVGAVELGTDGWIQNITGNILTSGQGKALFIWTNIIMFTLRFCAHFIEKKLGLSPVGILLTCSILAVVGLNLTSGVNSFGLALLALAVYGIGKTFFWPTMLAVASDRFPRTGAVAISIMGGIGMLSAGLIGSPGLGYAKDRFAGEDLRRSRADLYEQVKASSASKFLFFQEVHGIDGKRLGEADARLKAAREELAKQGVTDPKAAYEKLSPEDRAILEANIVGDRKTLKADSVIPALMAVIYLLILLYFKTIGGYKPVTIEAQASAPTS from the coding sequence ATGGTCAACCGCAACCGCCTCTTGTGGGCCGGGTTCACCGCCATTCTGGCCGCGGGCGTGGGCTTCGCCATCCGCGGGGGGATTTTCGACAACTGGGGCGCCGAATTCGGCTTCACCGGAAGCCAGCTCGGCAACATCGGCGGAGCCGGATTCACGGGCTTCTGCTTCGGCATCATTCTGGGCGGCATCGTCGCCGACAAGATCGGTTACGGAAAGCTCGTCATCGCCGCCTTCCTCTTCCACACCGTATCTTATTTCGTCGCCGCCGCGGCGAACCCTGGAATGTCCCAGGAAACCGCCTACCTTACGCTCCTCTGGGGCATGTTCCTGTTCTCCTTCGCCAACGGCGTCCTCGAAGCGGTGGCCAACCCCCTGGTCGCCACCCTCTACCCCGAAAACCGTACGCACTACCTCAACATCCTTCACGCGAGCTGGCCCGGCGGCATGATCCTCGGCGCCATCGTCGGATGGGTGCTGGACGACGTTTACAAGATGCATTGGAAGCATCAGCTCGCTCTCTACCTCATTCCCACGATCGTCTACGGGCTCATGTTCCTCGGACAAAAAATGCCCAAGTCCGAAGCGTCCGAGAAGGGTCTGACCCTCGGAGAGATGTTCAAAGACGTCGGGCTTCTCGGCGGGCTGGTCGTATGCTTCCTCCTGGCTCTCTTCTTCGGAACCAACGTTTTCAGCGCCTTCCGCATGTCGGCGGACACCGCCTCCACCCTGGGTTATGTGGTCGCCGGCGTTCTCCTCGTCGCCGTGGGGATTATCACGCGGGGCTCGATGGGTTCCTTTCTCCTCTTCGCTCTCTTCGTGGCGCACGGGCTGGTGGGAGCCGTGGAGCTGGGCACCGACGGCTGGATTCAGAACATCACGGGCAATATCCTGACGTCCGGTCAGGGCAAGGCCCTCTTCATCTGGACCAACATCATCATGTTCACCCTCCGCTTCTGTGCCCATTTCATCGAGAAGAAGCTGGGACTGTCGCCCGTCGGAATCCTTCTGACGTGTTCGATCCTGGCGGTCGTGGGACTGAACCTCACGAGCGGAGTGAATTCCTTCGGCTTGGCGCTTCTGGCGTTGGCGGTTTACGGCATCGGAAAGACCTTCTTCTGGCCCACGATGCTGGCCGTAGCCTCCGACCGATTCCCCCGCACGGGAGCCGTCGCGATCAGCATCATGGGCGGAATCGGCATGCTTTCGGCCGGCCTCATCGGAAGCCCCGGCCTGGGATACGCCAAAGACCGCTTCGCCGGGGAAGACTTGCGGAGGAGCCGCGCTGATCTCTACGAGCAGGTCAAGGCATCCTCGGCGAGTAAGTTCCTCTTTTTCCAGGAGGTTCACGGTATCGACGGCAAGCGGCTCGGAGAAGCGGATGCCCGTCTCAAAGCCGCCCGGGAGGAGCTCGCCAAACAGGGCGTCACCGACCCCAAGGCCGCCTATGAGAAGCTGAGCCCCGAAGATCGTGCCATCCTCGAAGCCAACATCGTCGGCGACCGAAAGACCCTCAAGGCCGACTCCGTCATCCCCGCCCTTATGGCCGTAATCTACTTGCTCATCCTCCTCTACTTCAAAACGATCGGCGGCTACAAGCCCGTCACCATCGAGGCGCAAGCTTCCGCGCCGACGTCGTAA
- a CDS encoding fatty acid desaturase has protein sequence MIFLAAVHLAAAAAVVHACGAGLRGATAGLAAAWFVLCGLSITGGYHRLFAHRSYRAALPLRLFYLLFGAASFQNSALRWSADHRTHHRYTDRDEDPYDARRGFWWSHIGWVFYRTPEPDFRNVADLRADVWVRLQDRAYLPIGLLVGFALPTLIAATWGDAWGGLLLAGFLRLALQYQATFSINSLAHRVGRRPYSTRTSARDSALAAVITLGEGYHNFHHRFPADYRNGVRFFHFDPTKWWVWTMSRVGLARDLRRTPPEAILQARRSVQPAADRQFPRGQSSVRKGEAGSPSLL, from the coding sequence GTGATCTTCCTGGCCGCCGTCCATCTCGCCGCCGCCGCGGCGGTCGTCCACGCCTGCGGGGCGGGCCTGCGCGGCGCCACGGCGGGCCTGGCGGCCGCCTGGTTCGTCCTGTGCGGCCTTTCCATCACGGGCGGCTACCACCGCCTCTTCGCGCACCGATCCTACCGGGCCGCCCTGCCCCTGCGCCTCTTCTACCTTCTCTTCGGCGCGGCCTCGTTCCAGAACTCGGCCCTCCGGTGGTCGGCCGATCACCGCACGCACCACCGCTACACCGACCGCGACGAAGACCCCTACGACGCCCGCCGCGGCTTCTGGTGGTCTCATATCGGCTGGGTCTTCTACCGAACCCCCGAGCCCGACTTCCGGAACGTCGCGGACCTCCGCGCCGACGTCTGGGTGCGCCTTCAGGACCGGGCGTACCTCCCGATCGGCCTGCTCGTGGGGTTCGCGCTGCCGACCCTCATCGCCGCGACCTGGGGAGACGCCTGGGGCGGCCTCCTCCTGGCGGGGTTCCTGAGACTCGCCCTTCAGTATCAGGCGACCTTTTCAATCAACTCCCTGGCCCACCGCGTGGGCCGCCGGCCCTACTCGACCCGAACCTCCGCCCGCGACAGCGCCCTGGCCGCCGTGATCACCCTGGGCGAGGGCTACCACAACTTCCATCACCGCTTCCCGGCCGACTACCGCAACGGCGTGCGGTTCTTTCACTTCGATCCCACAAAGTGGTGGGTCTGGACGATGAGCCGCGTGGGGCTGGCGCGGGACCTGCGCCGCACCCCGCCCGAAGCCATCCTGCAGGCCCGCCGCTCCGTGCAGCCGGCGGCCGACCGTCAATTCCCCCGCGGCCAGTCGTCCGTCCGGAAGGGGGAAGCCGGCAGCCCCTCCTTGTTGTAG
- a CDS encoding sialate O-acetylesterase codes for MKRFVPMLLLFVLAVPSAAARPRAPLRLHALFSDGAVLQAGMMVPVWGTAEPGEEVAVEFGGQKKVAAADGEGRWRVRLDLLAPGGPHELTVSAGGRSVVVRDVLVGEVWLASGQSNMEWPVRSSADADEEIRRARHPKIRLFTVPRRASDAPERDVAGAWKECSPESVAGFSAVAYFFGRELHEALGVPVGLIHASWGGTPAEVWTRREIFDEVAELRACVEEDARRRAAHEKAAEKARAEGKPAPRAPLALSSLYNGMIAPLVPYGIRGAIWYQGESNASRAGLYRTLFPALIRNWRKDWGQGDFPFLFVQLANFMARKPEPSESAWAELREAQLRTLAEVPRTAMAVAIDIGEEKDIHPRNKQDVGKRLARAALGTVYDRAIVFSGPLYDGMKAEGDRIRISFKHVGGGLVARGGKLLGFAVAGEDRKFVWAQAEIDGETVVVRHPSVSKPVAVRYAWADNPEATLYNKEGLPASPFRTDDWPRGN; via the coding sequence ATGAAGCGCTTCGTTCCGATGCTGCTCCTTTTCGTTCTGGCGGTTCCATCGGCGGCGGCCCGGCCGCGCGCCCCGCTCCGGCTCCACGCGCTCTTCTCGGATGGCGCCGTCCTCCAGGCCGGGATGATGGTTCCGGTCTGGGGAACCGCAGAGCCCGGAGAGGAGGTCGCCGTGGAGTTCGGGGGGCAGAAGAAGGTCGCCGCCGCGGACGGCGAGGGACGCTGGCGGGTCCGGCTGGACCTTCTTGCGCCCGGCGGGCCTCACGAGCTTACGGTCTCCGCGGGCGGCCGTTCCGTCGTCGTGCGGGACGTTCTTGTGGGCGAGGTGTGGCTGGCCAGCGGCCAGTCGAACATGGAGTGGCCGGTTCGGAGCTCGGCGGACGCGGACGAGGAGATCCGGCGCGCGCGGCATCCGAAAATCCGTCTTTTCACCGTGCCCCGGCGGGCCTCGGACGCGCCCGAGCGGGACGTCGCGGGAGCCTGGAAGGAATGTTCCCCCGAATCCGTGGCGGGATTTTCGGCCGTGGCCTATTTTTTCGGTCGCGAGCTGCATGAGGCGCTCGGCGTTCCCGTGGGGCTCATTCACGCCTCATGGGGCGGGACGCCCGCGGAGGTCTGGACGCGAAGGGAGATCTTCGACGAAGTCGCGGAGCTCCGGGCCTGCGTGGAAGAAGACGCCCGGCGCCGGGCGGCGCACGAGAAGGCGGCGGAGAAGGCGCGCGCCGAGGGCAAGCCCGCGCCGCGGGCGCCGCTGGCGCTGTCTTCCCTGTACAACGGCATGATCGCCCCGCTCGTGCCCTACGGCATCCGGGGCGCGATCTGGTACCAGGGCGAATCCAACGCTTCCCGCGCGGGACTCTACCGCACGCTTTTCCCCGCCCTGATTCGCAACTGGCGCAAGGACTGGGGGCAGGGGGACTTCCCGTTCCTCTTCGTGCAGCTGGCCAACTTCATGGCCCGCAAACCCGAGCCTTCGGAGAGCGCCTGGGCGGAGCTTCGCGAGGCGCAGCTGCGGACGCTGGCGGAAGTGCCGCGCACGGCGATGGCCGTGGCGATCGACATCGGCGAGGAGAAGGACATTCATCCGCGCAACAAACAGGACGTGGGGAAGCGGCTGGCGCGGGCCGCGCTGGGGACGGTGTACGACCGGGCCATCGTCTTCTCCGGACCGCTGTACGACGGCATGAAGGCCGAAGGAGATCGGATCCGGATCTCCTTTAAACACGTGGGCGGCGGGCTGGTGGCCCGGGGCGGCAAGCTCCTCGGGTTCGCCGTGGCGGGCGAAGACCGGAAGTTCGTGTGGGCGCAGGCCGAGATCGACGGGGAGACCGTCGTGGTCCGGCATCCCTCCGTCTCCAAACCGGTCGCGGTCCGGTACGCGTGGGCGGACAATCCCGAGGCGACGCTCTACAACAAGGAGGGGCTGCCGGCTTCCCCCTTCCGGACGGACGACTGGCCGCGGGGGAATTGA
- a CDS encoding VCBS repeat-containing protein has product MSLLAAVLLASAPTAPQDRLPRFREETIDPDAGVGYAVTAADLNADGRTDVVAVTEQPDRVLWYENPSWKRRVVVEKEPRLPVCIQPLDVDGDGTLELILGADWQPANTRSGGSVWLLRRGAGLDEPWTARKIDEEPTMHRMRLVRVGGRAELACKTLHGRDARPGEGAGASLYLLRRPPDPFTGAWTRQIVQNELHITHNFWPVDWDGDGTDEILVAALEGIFLFRKSADRWVPRKLADGDPEKRGAGEIKPGRLPGGKRYLATIEPWHGHQAVIYTEPETADGLWKRRVLVERHKGGHAVWTADLTGTGVDSLVVGFRGVPEGKKDECVVYVFHPLDDTGERWERKVLDEKGLGCEDALCADLNGDGRPEIIGIGRSTRNVKIYWNEGRSP; this is encoded by the coding sequence ATGTCCCTCTTGGCCGCCGTCCTCCTCGCCTCCGCTCCGACCGCCCCGCAGGACCGGCTCCCCCGCTTCCGCGAAGAGACCATCGACCCGGACGCCGGCGTGGGCTACGCCGTCACCGCCGCCGACCTCAACGCCGACGGCCGAACCGACGTCGTCGCCGTCACCGAACAGCCGGACCGCGTGCTCTGGTACGAAAACCCTTCCTGGAAACGCCGCGTCGTCGTCGAGAAGGAGCCTCGCCTGCCGGTCTGCATCCAGCCCCTGGACGTCGACGGCGACGGCACCCTGGAGCTCATCCTCGGGGCGGACTGGCAACCGGCCAACACCCGTTCGGGCGGCTCCGTGTGGCTGCTCCGGCGCGGAGCCGGCCTCGACGAACCCTGGACCGCGCGGAAGATCGACGAGGAACCCACGATGCACCGCATGCGCCTCGTGCGCGTCGGAGGGCGCGCGGAGCTGGCCTGCAAGACCCTCCACGGCCGCGACGCCCGCCCCGGAGAGGGCGCGGGCGCCTCCCTCTACCTCCTGCGCCGTCCGCCCGATCCCTTCACGGGCGCGTGGACCCGCCAGATCGTCCAGAACGAACTCCACATCACCCACAACTTCTGGCCCGTGGATTGGGACGGCGACGGAACCGACGAAATCCTCGTGGCCGCGCTCGAAGGAATCTTCCTCTTCCGCAAATCGGCGGACCGGTGGGTCCCGCGGAAACTGGCCGACGGAGACCCCGAGAAGCGCGGCGCCGGGGAAATCAAACCGGGCCGCCTCCCCGGCGGCAAGCGCTATCTGGCGACCATCGAGCCCTGGCACGGCCACCAGGCCGTGATCTACACGGAGCCCGAAACCGCCGACGGACTCTGGAAACGCCGCGTCCTCGTCGAACGCCACAAGGGGGGACACGCCGTCTGGACCGCCGACCTCACGGGAACCGGCGTGGACTCGCTCGTCGTGGGATTCCGCGGCGTTCCGGAAGGCAAAAAGGACGAGTGCGTCGTCTACGTCTTCCATCCGCTCGACGACACGGGCGAGCGCTGGGAAAGAAAAGTCCTCGACGAAAAGGGACTCGGATGCGAAGACGCCCTCTGCGCCGACCTCAACGGCGACGGCCGCCCGGAGATCATCGGCATCGGACGCAGCACCCGCAACGTGAAGATCTACTGGAACGAAGGGAGATCGCCATGA
- a CDS encoding DUF1501 domain-containing protein has product MWINREGPTRRELLGRAGLGFGMAALAHLLGEEGLLEAAPAGGSPPGPHHVPRARSVIWLFMEGGPSGFDLFDPKPELDRAHGKRLEGVEVFFGRPGPLLRSPYRFRRHGRCGAWVCEKYPALAECVDDIAFIKSVHAESNSHAPAMFQMNTGVIRPGFPSAGAWVTYGLGTENRNLPGFVVLGNRIGTKGGPLNWGAGFLPSSYQGTVFRTQGTPILNLARPADMSAPDQRAQLDLLGRLNVEHRRRHPDEEALRARIESFELAYRMQTEALEAVDLSRETEETRRLYGLDREETRPYGEKLLLARRLVERGVRFVQAYVDDQWDAHENLKKNHDARCEETDVPIAGLLKDLKRRGLLETTLVVWGGEFGRMPVSQGGLGRDHNPHGFLVWMAGGGVRGGTSYGELDELGYKIARDPVSVPDLHATILHLLGMDHRRLTYRHNGRRYRLTDVSGRVIEEILA; this is encoded by the coding sequence ATGTGGATTAATCGCGAAGGGCCGACGCGGCGGGAGCTCCTGGGACGGGCGGGGCTCGGCTTCGGGATGGCCGCCCTGGCGCACCTCCTGGGGGAGGAGGGGCTTCTCGAGGCCGCCCCGGCGGGAGGTTCCCCGCCCGGCCCGCATCACGTTCCCCGCGCCCGATCGGTCATCTGGCTTTTCATGGAGGGAGGGCCGAGCGGCTTCGATCTTTTCGACCCGAAGCCCGAGCTGGACCGGGCCCATGGGAAGCGCCTCGAAGGGGTCGAAGTCTTCTTCGGAAGGCCCGGCCCGCTTCTGAGGTCCCCCTACCGGTTTCGCCGGCACGGACGGTGCGGAGCCTGGGTGTGCGAGAAATATCCCGCCCTGGCGGAGTGCGTGGACGACATCGCCTTCATCAAGTCCGTGCACGCCGAGTCCAACAGCCATGCGCCCGCCATGTTCCAGATGAACACGGGCGTGATCCGGCCGGGATTCCCGAGCGCGGGCGCCTGGGTGACGTACGGGCTCGGAACGGAAAATCGGAATCTGCCGGGTTTCGTCGTTCTGGGCAACCGGATCGGAACGAAAGGGGGACCCCTCAACTGGGGGGCGGGGTTCCTGCCGTCGTCCTACCAGGGCACGGTGTTCCGCACGCAGGGGACGCCCATCCTCAACCTGGCGCGTCCGGCGGACATGAGCGCGCCGGATCAGCGGGCGCAGCTTGACCTGCTCGGGCGGCTCAACGTAGAGCACCGGCGGCGGCATCCCGACGAGGAGGCGCTTCGGGCCCGCATCGAGAGCTTCGAACTGGCCTACCGGATGCAGACCGAGGCGCTCGAGGCGGTGGATCTGTCCCGCGAAACCGAGGAGACGCGGCGGCTGTACGGACTGGATCGCGAGGAGACGCGGCCATACGGGGAAAAGCTCCTCCTGGCCCGCCGGCTTGTGGAGCGGGGGGTACGGTTCGTCCAGGCGTACGTGGACGACCAGTGGGACGCTCACGAGAATCTGAAGAAGAACCACGACGCCCGCTGCGAGGAGACGGACGTCCCGATCGCCGGACTGCTCAAGGATCTCAAGCGGCGGGGGTTGCTCGAGACGACGCTGGTGGTCTGGGGCGGCGAGTTCGGCCGCATGCCCGTGTCGCAGGGGGGGCTCGGGCGGGACCACAATCCCCACGGGTTTCTCGTCTGGATGGCCGGCGGGGGCGTCCGGGGGGGAACGTCCTACGGGGAGCTCGACGAGCTGGGATACAAGATCGCCCGCGATCCCGTCTCCGTGCCCGATCTGCACGCGACGATCCTGCACCTGCTCGGGATGGACCATCGCCGGCTGACCTATCGGCACAACGGCCGCCGGTACCGGCTGACGGACGTATCCGGTCGGGTGATCGAAGAGATCCTGGCCTGA
- the thrB gene encoding homoserine kinase, protein MKLRVVVPASAGNTGCAFDSLGLAFGLYNEVLVDTSRPGEFAVEGEGAELLRRGEPNLVRQAYERFSAETGRAVPPHGLTLVNRIPFGRGLGSSAAAIVGGLLAADALTGAGLSRLRLLELAVPMEGHPDNVAPAIHGGFVLTVQNEGRPDGPLTVVPFGVPRDWKAVLYVPDLVIPTRQARAILPASVPRGDAVFNHSRVGLLVSAILQQRPELLRVAMQDRLHQPYRAKLFPEMEPLIQAGLDGGAWGACLSGAGSAVLAIAHAEKAEPVARALRERAAGLKVSGRSLVLDIPAAGARVEPLE, encoded by the coding sequence ATGAAGCTCCGCGTGGTGGTTCCCGCCTCGGCCGGCAACACCGGGTGTGCCTTCGACAGCCTGGGGCTGGCCTTCGGGCTTTACAACGAGGTGCTCGTCGACACGTCCCGGCCCGGCGAGTTCGCCGTGGAAGGGGAGGGGGCGGAGCTTCTGCGGCGCGGGGAACCCAACCTTGTTCGCCAGGCGTACGAGCGCTTCTCGGCCGAAACGGGGCGCGCCGTGCCTCCGCACGGGCTCACGCTCGTCAATCGGATCCCGTTCGGGCGCGGTCTGGGCAGCTCGGCGGCGGCGATCGTGGGCGGGCTCCTGGCGGCCGACGCCCTGACGGGGGCCGGGCTTTCCCGCCTGAGGCTCCTGGAACTGGCGGTGCCCATGGAAGGGCATCCGGACAACGTGGCCCCCGCGATCCACGGAGGATTCGTGCTGACGGTCCAGAACGAGGGGCGCCCGGACGGCCCGCTCACGGTGGTTCCCTTCGGCGTGCCGAGAGACTGGAAGGCGGTCCTCTACGTTCCGGACCTCGTCATTCCCACCCGGCAGGCGCGGGCGATCCTGCCTGCGTCGGTGCCGCGCGGGGATGCCGTCTTCAATCACAGCCGCGTGGGGCTTCTGGTTTCGGCGATTCTTCAGCAGCGGCCGGAGCTTCTGCGCGTGGCCATGCAGGACCGCCTCCATCAGCCGTACCGGGCGAAGCTCTTTCCCGAGATGGAGCCCCTGATTCAGGCGGGGCTGGACGGGGGCGCCTGGGGGGCGTGCCTGAGCGGAGCGGGCTCGGCGGTCCTGGCGATCGCCCACGCGGAGAAGGCGGAGCCGGTGGCGCGCGCTCTGCGCGAGCGGGCGGCCGGACTCAAGGTTTCCGGACGCAGCCTCGTGCTCGACATCCCCGCGGCGGGGGCCCGCGTGGAGCCCCTGGAGTAA